Proteins found in one Bacillus subtilis subsp. subtilis str. 168 genomic segment:
- the yfnC gene encoding putative efflux transporter (Evidence 3: Putative function from multiple computational evidences; PubMedId: 15849754, 16850406; Product type t: transporter) codes for MAIAAPLKEKTVQKPGTTVYPILIIIGICHMLNDSLQAVIPAMFPILERSMSLTFTQLGIIAFTLNMVSSVMQPVVGWYTDKRPRPYALPVGLTASMLGILGLAFAPSFITILCCVFFIGLGSAIFHPEGSRVAYMAAGTKRGLAQSIYQVGGNSGQAMAPLITALILVPLGQFGAVWFTLVAALAVMFLMYIAKWYASRLGSLAQKSGKQKKTAENTAITKSVVSALIIIIFLIFARSWYTSAIGNFYTFYAMDTYHVSIQQAQSYIFVFLLFGAIGTFLGGPLADRFGKRFVILGSLLCSAPLAIVLPFAGPVLAYGVLALIGLVLMSSFSVTVVYAQELVPGKIGTMSGLTVGLAFGMGAIGAVALGALIDAAGLTPTMIAIAFLPVLGILAFLLPSDQKLREWHS; via the coding sequence ATGGCTATCGCCGCCCCGTTAAAAGAAAAAACAGTTCAAAAACCAGGCACCACGGTGTATCCGATTTTGATTATTATCGGAATTTGCCATATGCTCAACGATTCGCTTCAGGCTGTGATTCCGGCCATGTTCCCTATTTTGGAACGCTCCATGAGCCTGACGTTTACACAGCTCGGCATCATTGCTTTCACATTAAACATGGTGTCATCCGTCATGCAGCCTGTTGTCGGCTGGTATACCGATAAACGGCCGCGGCCGTATGCGCTGCCAGTCGGTTTGACCGCCAGCATGCTTGGCATTTTGGGCCTTGCATTTGCCCCGTCATTCATAACGATCTTATGCTGTGTGTTTTTCATTGGATTAGGCTCGGCCATTTTCCATCCGGAGGGCTCCCGTGTGGCGTATATGGCCGCCGGCACAAAACGCGGGCTCGCCCAATCGATTTATCAGGTGGGCGGAAACTCAGGCCAGGCGATGGCACCGCTGATCACCGCGCTGATCCTTGTGCCGCTCGGGCAATTCGGCGCTGTTTGGTTCACGCTTGTCGCCGCGCTTGCTGTTATGTTTCTCATGTATATTGCGAAATGGTACGCCTCACGTCTCGGCAGCCTTGCCCAGAAATCAGGCAAGCAAAAGAAAACGGCTGAAAACACGGCCATCACCAAATCTGTTGTATCTGCTCTTATTATTATTATATTTCTCATTTTTGCTCGTTCTTGGTATACGAGTGCGATCGGTAACTTTTACACGTTTTACGCGATGGATACCTATCACGTAAGCATTCAGCAGGCACAAAGCTATATTTTTGTCTTCTTGCTGTTCGGCGCGATCGGCACGTTTCTCGGCGGCCCGCTTGCAGACCGTTTTGGAAAACGCTTCGTTATCCTCGGTTCGCTGTTATGCTCGGCGCCGCTGGCGATTGTGCTGCCATTTGCCGGCCCGGTTCTCGCCTACGGCGTGCTCGCATTGATTGGCTTGGTTCTGATGTCGAGCTTTTCTGTAACGGTCGTCTACGCACAGGAGCTAGTTCCTGGAAAAATCGGCACAATGTCCGGTTTAACCGTCGGGCTTGCCTTCGGGATGGGCGCAATCGGCGCTGTGGCGCTGGGCGCTCTGATTGATGCCGCGGGACTGACCCCGACGATGATCGCCATTGCCTTTCTCCCTGTCCTCGGCATCCTTGCCTTCCTATTGCCAAGTGACCAGAAGCTGAGAGAAT